Proteins co-encoded in one Sporosarcina sp. FSL K6-1522 genomic window:
- a CDS encoding EAL domain-containing protein, giving the protein MSITDRNGIITHVNQSFCGLSKYSEAELIGESYSMLNPDYTAKTFIEEVTMTVTEGKVWQRQLQAFAKDGSPYWVHATIVPIYDENGEIIQFISLDIDVTAKVLTNRPYKRTVENLLNIEHALDQSSVVVITNRQGVITYVNDKFCKLSQYSSDELVGQTHQIVNSGFHPKSFFKDMWQTIGDGAIWQGEVQNRAKDGTYYWVNTTIVPFLDSKGRPYQYISIRTDITDCKETERALKLALKNDFRQTVRNLQNAVFKYTDNGCGGITITLIEGKTAKKLGFSEENITPEEMHKLFSKEEITTYLGHLTHALQGNIVQFELPYASRTFLIYLSPNFDNQKVIEVVGTVIDISDRIQAEKLVEHMAYYDYLTGLPNRRLFRKHTKEIIKQAAHNDDTIGIMFIDLDHFKHVNDSMGHSIGDQLLITIGERLQSCVRKGDMVARLGGDEFVILFTSTEISEVNKVATRIVEKVSQPFYFENHHIFVTPSIGICMFPDDGDDFDTLMNNADTAMYVVKEKGRNNFQFFTEELHHNAKEKHVLEQELQQALQEQQFELYYQPKFNLQTNEITGVEALIRWNHPSKGTLFPATFLSLIEETGLIIPIGQWVLETACLQAKQWQDQGLPAISMSVNISSRQFKHPSFSKLVKDTLANIDLPAHQLNLEITENLLEGVSYSQSILQPLREMGIQISLDDFGTGYSSLHALKNLPITQVKIGRAFIQELSANNQAVVKTIIDLANNFELDVIAEGVETAEQAAILQGLGCNEMQGFLYSKPLPKEQIEALLHTIFYSTMKELP; this is encoded by the coding sequence GTGTCCATTACAGATCGTAATGGGATTATTACACATGTAAACCAATCTTTTTGTGGCCTTTCAAAATATAGCGAAGCTGAGCTGATTGGTGAAAGCTATAGCATGCTAAACCCAGACTATACAGCCAAAACATTTATCGAGGAAGTGACGATGACTGTCACGGAAGGTAAAGTATGGCAACGACAACTGCAAGCTTTTGCAAAAGATGGCTCCCCTTATTGGGTGCACGCAACAATTGTTCCGATATACGACGAAAACGGAGAGATTATCCAATTTATTTCTTTAGATATCGATGTAACGGCGAAAGTGCTGACAAATAGACCCTACAAGCGAACAGTCGAAAACTTGCTCAATATTGAACACGCACTCGACCAATCTTCCGTAGTTGTTATTACCAATCGACAAGGCGTCATTACCTATGTAAATGATAAGTTTTGCAAACTTTCTCAGTACTCATCTGACGAACTCGTCGGGCAAACGCACCAAATTGTCAATTCAGGCTTCCATCCAAAAAGCTTTTTCAAAGACATGTGGCAGACAATCGGAGACGGTGCAATTTGGCAAGGTGAGGTACAAAACCGAGCAAAAGATGGTACATATTATTGGGTAAATACGACAATTGTACCGTTCTTAGATTCAAAAGGCAGACCCTATCAATACATCTCCATTCGAACAGACATTACCGATTGCAAAGAAACGGAGCGTGCGCTAAAACTCGCACTCAAAAATGATTTCCGTCAAACAGTAAGAAATCTTCAAAATGCTGTTTTTAAATATACGGATAATGGCTGTGGCGGCATTACAATTACATTAATTGAGGGAAAAACAGCAAAAAAACTTGGTTTTTCAGAAGAGAACATTACCCCCGAAGAAATGCATAAACTGTTTTCAAAAGAAGAAATCACCACTTACCTTGGCCATTTAACACATGCACTACAGGGGAATATCGTACAATTTGAACTGCCCTATGCTTCACGCACATTTTTAATCTATTTATCGCCAAACTTTGATAATCAGAAGGTTATTGAAGTAGTCGGTACAGTCATCGACATTAGCGATCGAATACAAGCTGAAAAACTCGTTGAACATATGGCTTACTACGACTATCTGACAGGATTACCAAACAGACGGCTATTTCGAAAGCATACAAAAGAGATTATTAAACAAGCGGCACATAACGACGACACAATCGGCATTATGTTCATCGACTTAGATCACTTTAAACATGTTAACGACTCTATGGGACATTCCATTGGGGATCAACTTCTGATAACTATCGGAGAACGCTTGCAAAGCTGTGTTCGTAAAGGAGATATGGTCGCGCGCCTGGGTGGAGATGAATTTGTCATCTTATTTACTTCTACAGAGATTTCAGAGGTAAATAAAGTAGCGACACGCATTGTTGAAAAAGTTTCTCAACCTTTTTACTTTGAAAATCATCATATATTCGTAACACCAAGCATTGGTATTTGTATGTTCCCCGATGATGGGGATGATTTTGATACGTTGATGAATAATGCGGATACGGCCATGTATGTAGTCAAAGAAAAGGGCAGAAATAATTTCCAATTTTTCACGGAGGAATTGCACCATAACGCTAAAGAGAAGCATGTACTTGAGCAGGAATTGCAACAAGCACTACAAGAACAACAATTCGAGCTCTATTATCAGCCGAAATTCAATTTGCAAACGAACGAAATCACTGGAGTGGAAGCGCTTATTCGTTGGAATCATCCATCAAAAGGAACATTATTTCCCGCTACTTTTCTCTCGTTGATCGAGGAAACGGGCTTAATCATTCCCATTGGGCAGTGGGTGTTAGAAACTGCATGCTTACAGGCGAAGCAATGGCAAGACCAGGGACTTCCTGCGATTTCTATGAGTGTTAATATCTCAAGTCGCCAGTTCAAGCACCCTTCGTTTAGTAAATTGGTCAAGGATACGTTAGCTAACATCGATTTGCCTGCGCATCAGCTCAACTTGGAAATTACAGAGAACTTGCTAGAGGGCGTCTCGTACAGCCAATCTATTTTACAGCCTCTTCGTGAAATGGGCATTCAGATTAGTCTCGATGATTTTGGAACTGGATACTCTTCGCTTCATGCGTTAAAAAACCTGCCCATCACACAGGTGAAAATTGGTCGAGCATTCATACAAGAACTGTCTGCGAACAACCAAGCCGTTGTAAAAACCATTATAGACTTAGCAAATAATTTTGAGCTAGATGTCATTGCTGAAGGCGTTGAAACAGCCGAGCAAGCAGCGATTTTACAAGGTCTTGGATGTAATGAGATGCAAGGCTTCCTCTATTCCAAACCACTTCCTAAAGAACAAATAGAAGCACTTTTGCACACCATCTTTTACAGTACAATGAAAGAGCTGCCCTAA
- a CDS encoding SAM-dependent methyltransferase yields the protein MNEREYDRTLRIRTVGTREWLNQSAHYNRYEATPYIALDELFLSYHLEKADRVVDFGSGKGRLAFYLHHRFQVAATGIEMSGQLYQEALENQESYMRKRREMDSFIRFECCLAEDYEVDMSDNRFYFFNPFSIQIFMKVIDNILLSVEQHKRPVDIILYYPTTDYSEFLETGTPFELLQEVRVPGLYEQNDNERFLVYRLG from the coding sequence GTGAACGAAAGAGAGTATGATCGTACGTTGCGTATTCGAACGGTGGGTACGCGGGAATGGTTGAATCAGTCGGCCCATTATAACCGTTATGAGGCGACACCTTATATAGCGTTGGATGAACTGTTCCTCAGTTATCATTTGGAGAAGGCTGATCGAGTCGTCGATTTTGGCTCCGGTAAAGGGCGCCTTGCATTTTATTTGCATCATCGTTTTCAAGTGGCTGCGACGGGGATTGAAATGAGTGGACAGCTCTATCAGGAGGCGCTAGAGAATCAGGAAAGTTATATGCGAAAGAGGCGAGAAATGGATTCTTTTATCCGTTTTGAATGTTGTTTGGCAGAGGACTATGAGGTGGATATGTCAGATAATCGATTTTATTTTTTTAACCCTTTTTCCATTCAAATTTTCATGAAAGTCATCGATAATATTCTCCTCTCAGTGGAACAGCATAAGCGCCCAGTAGATATCATTTTGTATTATCCAACGACAGACTACAGTGAGTTTCTTGAAACGGGTACACCATTTGAGTTACTGCAAGAGGTAAGAGTACCCGGGTTATATGAGCAAAATGACAATGAGCGTTTTTTAGTCTATCGTTTGGGTTAA
- a CDS encoding HAMP domain-containing protein → MAQLEEWESGIDQNILPLLEKGDKEQAGLVALPIFEDVSQKLVVFGKQMANPVAEDIDQNMIATQASGKQKLIQMGILVMIAMLTSLILSTLFGRIIAKNINEMVYKMNEFTNGDLSANLQVTSRDEFGQLSISFNEMNAKLRQTMKTVGNSLEQVAASTHFAQTAIELQVTIQTFKY, encoded by the coding sequence TTGGCTCAACTTGAAGAATGGGAGTCTGGTATTGATCAAAACATCCTACCACTATTAGAAAAGGGAGACAAAGAACAAGCTGGACTTGTAGCTTTACCGATTTTCGAGGATGTTTCCCAAAAACTCGTCGTCTTTGGAAAACAAATGGCCAACCCAGTGGCAGAGGATATCGACCAAAACATGATTGCAACACAAGCAAGCGGTAAACAAAAACTGATCCAAATGGGGATTCTTGTTATGATTGCAATGCTGACAAGCCTCATTCTCTCCACATTATTTGGCAGGATAATTGCCAAAAATATTAACGAGATGGTTTATAAAATGAATGAGTTTACGAATGGTGACCTATCGGCGAACTTACAAGTAACATCAAGAGATGAGTTCGGTCAGTTATCGATTTCTTTCAACGAAATGAATGCGAAACTACGTCAGACAATGAAAACAGTTGGCAATTCGTTAGAGCAAGTTGCCGCCTCTACACACTTTGCCCAAACGGCCATCGAATTGCAAGTAACGATCCAGACATTTAAATACTAA
- a CDS encoding IclR family transcriptional regulator, producing the protein METTNQNTPKQTIKKENTSVQAVERALLLLKLVGESTTPISVGELAKQAALNRTTAWRLLGSLKNQGFVEIDAASNGYQLGYAVHQLLSHNDSYGSLIRRARPVLEALKDDIGETVLLSVPKHDGILAIDQIDTDHSVRLVDYSNTISPLHCTSNGKILLSLLPEKELNVLLEQPLASHSTYTITDPEELRKELAKIRIQKIGTSIGEFDENENAISAPIFDKRENLVAFITLGGPSFRLSKEKLLQLGNRMLEAAKKIEDQLD; encoded by the coding sequence ATGGAAACTACTAATCAAAACACACCAAAACAAACAATAAAAAAAGAAAATACGTCTGTCCAAGCCGTTGAGCGTGCTTTGTTACTGCTTAAACTAGTTGGAGAAAGTACAACGCCTATTTCAGTCGGTGAACTAGCCAAACAAGCTGCTTTGAACCGTACGACAGCTTGGCGATTGCTCGGTAGTCTAAAAAACCAAGGCTTCGTAGAAATTGATGCCGCTTCAAATGGTTATCAGCTCGGATATGCCGTACATCAGTTGCTCTCCCATAACGACTCGTACGGATCGCTTATACGGAGAGCCCGCCCAGTGCTAGAGGCATTAAAAGATGACATAGGTGAAACCGTTTTACTGAGTGTCCCGAAACACGATGGGATACTGGCAATTGATCAAATAGACACTGACCATAGCGTGAGGTTAGTGGACTATTCCAATACAATTTCACCTTTACATTGTACATCAAACGGAAAAATTCTATTAAGTTTGCTGCCGGAAAAGGAGTTAAATGTGTTATTGGAGCAGCCTCTTGCATCCCATTCTACATATACAATCACAGATCCAGAAGAACTGCGGAAAGAGCTCGCAAAAATTCGGATTCAAAAGATTGGAACGTCCATTGGAGAATTCGATGAGAATGAAAATGCCATTTCAGCACCGATTTTCGACAAGAGAGAAAATCTAGTTGCATTTATTACCCTTGGAGGTCCTAGCTTCCGGCTCTCGAAAGAAAAATTATTGCAATTAGGCAATCGAATGTTAGAAGCCGCAAAAAAAATTGAAGATCAATTGGACTGA
- a CDS encoding MFS transporter translates to MGSHNAVLDTQEQKIKLDDAPLNKFHVKIAGLTFGAHFTDGYILGIVGFALAILTPQMDLTPFWIGLIGSSALLGLFLGSLVLGWVSDYVGRQKIFVLSFILITAASILQFFADSPTELVLYRILIGIGLGGDYSVGHTMLAEFSPRKHRGVLLGSFSVIWTFGYVAANLIGIMALDSSPDAWRWMLASSAIPAVIILLLRMGTPESPRWLMSKGRADEAQAIITKHFGPNVVLDDEKKPSGKTGFATLFSKELRKRTAFNCIFFVCLVIPYFAIYTFLPNILEAIGLNEGFGTDFLLNGLLIIGAVLGILFTIKFSRRGFLISSFIVLIVTLALLSFLPSSATVLMIISFAIFTLIMSAVSNLVGVFPAESFPTEVRSSGVGLATAVSRLGSAIGTFLLPIGIANIGIQNTMLCLTGVLVVGAIVSIAWAPETKSLSLGESSNASVKN, encoded by the coding sequence TTGGGAAGCCATAATGCAGTACTTGACACTCAAGAACAGAAAATCAAGCTAGATGATGCACCTCTCAATAAATTTCATGTCAAAATTGCAGGCCTTACGTTTGGAGCCCATTTCACGGATGGGTACATTTTAGGAATTGTCGGATTTGCACTTGCAATACTGACACCACAAATGGATTTAACCCCTTTTTGGATTGGCCTAATTGGGAGCTCTGCTTTACTCGGACTATTCTTAGGTAGTTTGGTGTTAGGCTGGGTATCTGATTATGTAGGTCGACAAAAAATATTTGTGCTCAGCTTTATCTTGATTACGGCGGCATCCATTTTGCAGTTCTTTGCTGATAGTCCGACAGAATTGGTCTTATATCGAATTTTGATTGGGATTGGACTTGGCGGTGACTATAGTGTTGGACATACGATGCTTGCTGAGTTTTCACCGCGTAAACACCGCGGAGTCTTACTAGGCTCATTTAGTGTTATTTGGACATTCGGTTATGTAGCAGCCAACTTAATTGGGATTATGGCCCTTGATTCATCCCCTGATGCTTGGCGTTGGATGTTGGCTTCATCAGCGATTCCAGCAGTCATTATTTTGCTCCTACGAATGGGTACACCAGAGTCCCCAAGATGGCTAATGAGTAAAGGACGAGCTGATGAAGCACAAGCCATTATTACAAAACACTTTGGCCCGAACGTAGTGCTCGATGATGAAAAAAAGCCTTCTGGAAAAACAGGCTTTGCAACATTGTTTAGTAAAGAACTACGTAAACGAACTGCATTTAACTGTATCTTCTTTGTTTGTCTAGTCATTCCTTATTTCGCAATCTACACGTTCTTGCCAAATATTTTAGAAGCAATTGGGCTTAATGAAGGATTCGGAACCGACTTCCTGCTAAATGGTCTCCTTATTATCGGGGCAGTTTTAGGTATTTTGTTTACAATTAAGTTTTCACGTAGAGGTTTCTTGATTAGTTCTTTCATCGTGCTAATCGTTACACTAGCTCTTCTCAGCTTCTTACCTAGTAGCGCAACTGTATTGATGATCATTTCCTTTGCGATTTTCACCCTTATTATGTCTGCTGTCAGTAATCTCGTTGGTGTTTTTCCAGCAGAAAGCTTCCCGACAGAAGTTCGTTCTTCTGGTGTCGGCCTTGCAACAGCCGTCAGTCGACTCGGTTCAGCGATTGGAACATTCTTACTACCAATCGGGATTGCTAATATAGGAATTCAAAATACAATGCTTTGCCTTACAGGCGTTCTCGTTGTTGGAGCGATTGTCTCCATTGCATGGGCTCCAGAAACAAAATCATTGAGCCTCGGCGAGTCCAGCAACGCAAGCGTTAAAAATTAA
- a CDS encoding uracil/xanthine transporter, which translates to MEEKPLRPSVTLLAGFQWLFFMFANTVVIPISVGGAFQLEQIEIVSAIQRSFIFTGIACLLQGFFGHRLALMEGQSGLWWGVILSLAATASTMNLELTTVGGSIAVGVMISGVLVAVFGLLGMGELLKKWFTPIVMFVFLLLLANQLISIFLKGMIGLNAGDTIDVKVAIFSFVLAIITILIHVKGKGIISSLNLLIGMVVGWIAAVLLFPTEATETIRTVPFLTWFPWGQPTLEWGVVISVVITGLLNTTNTIATLKGAEDIYERDTTPAQYRASFLLTGSLSTFAGMLGLVPYAPYASSLGFLQSTGIRERAPFFVGSLLFVVLGMVPALSAFFSTIPHSVGNTVLFVAYLQLFRSALRNIEGLTFEPKTVYRIALPALIGLSIMSMPTTAFATVPTLLQPLLSNGMLVGILVALLMELIYYLGQQKHVIGKSN; encoded by the coding sequence TTGGAAGAAAAACCATTGCGACCGTCTGTTACGTTGTTAGCTGGATTTCAATGGCTGTTCTTTATGTTTGCCAACACAGTCGTCATTCCGATTTCAGTCGGTGGGGCTTTTCAGTTGGAGCAAATTGAAATTGTTTCGGCCATCCAGCGTTCTTTCATTTTCACTGGGATTGCCTGCCTGCTACAAGGGTTCTTTGGGCATCGATTAGCATTAATGGAAGGGCAGTCTGGGCTTTGGTGGGGGGTTATTTTAAGTTTAGCCGCCACAGCAAGTACGATGAATCTTGAGCTGACAACGGTTGGTGGTAGCATTGCCGTTGGAGTGATGATTTCTGGTGTATTAGTTGCCGTGTTTGGCTTACTCGGCATGGGTGAACTGTTAAAAAAGTGGTTTACCCCTATTGTGATGTTCGTCTTTCTTTTATTATTAGCTAACCAACTCATCTCCATTTTCTTGAAAGGGATGATTGGGCTCAACGCTGGCGATACCATTGACGTAAAAGTGGCTATTTTTTCCTTCGTCCTTGCGATCATTACGATTCTCATTCACGTGAAAGGCAAAGGGATTATTAGTAGTTTGAATCTGTTAATTGGGATGGTTGTTGGCTGGATTGCAGCTGTTTTACTCTTTCCAACGGAGGCAACCGAAACGATTCGCACCGTTCCCTTTCTTACATGGTTTCCTTGGGGGCAGCCTACGCTTGAATGGGGCGTTGTCATTAGCGTTGTCATTACGGGGTTATTGAACACGACCAACACGATTGCCACTTTAAAAGGGGCAGAAGATATTTATGAAAGGGATACAACACCTGCGCAATACCGAGCTTCCTTCTTACTAACAGGATCCTTATCGACATTTGCGGGCATGCTGGGCCTTGTCCCTTATGCACCCTATGCTTCCTCCCTTGGCTTTTTGCAATCGACAGGTATTCGGGAACGAGCACCTTTTTTTGTTGGCTCACTGTTATTTGTTGTCTTAGGTATGGTTCCCGCGCTGAGCGCTTTTTTCTCTACCATCCCGCATAGTGTCGGCAATACAGTGTTGTTCGTCGCCTATTTGCAATTATTCCGTTCTGCCCTTCGCAACATTGAAGGCTTAACATTTGAACCAAAAACGGTCTATCGAATTGCGTTACCTGCATTAATAGGACTGTCCATTATGTCCATGCCTACAACTGCTTTTGCAACGGTCCCAACACTTTTACAACCTCTTCTTTCGAATGGTATGCTCGTTGGGATTTTGGTTGCGCTCTTGATGGAGTTGATCTATTATCTTGGGCAACAGAAGCATGTCATTGGTAAATCGAACTAA
- the phnX gene encoding phosphonoacetaldehyde hydrolase yields MSKVEGVIFDWAGTTVDFGCFAPVNVFVDIFKNAGIHVTMKEAREPMGMLKIDHIRAMLSMPRVSKLWEERYGRSFNEQDVEQLYAEFVPALMASLSTYTDPIPGVIETVEALKAQGLKIGSTTGYTKTMMDVVVPNALKKGYNPDFYCTPDDTDSVGRPYPYMIHRNMEALKLQASWKVVKVGDTTSDIKEGVNAGVWSVGVVIGSSEMGLSAEEFAALADADKEAIIAKTVDTFTQNGADFTIATMAELPKLIERINGLLQDGYRPGVKASYRVAGIV; encoded by the coding sequence ATGAGTAAAGTAGAGGGCGTTATTTTTGATTGGGCAGGAACGACGGTTGACTTTGGTTGCTTTGCACCTGTTAATGTATTTGTAGATATTTTCAAAAATGCAGGTATTCATGTGACGATGAAAGAAGCGAGAGAACCAATGGGCATGCTGAAAATTGATCATATTCGTGCAATGCTGTCTATGCCTAGAGTGTCAAAGTTATGGGAAGAGCGATATGGAAGGTCATTCAACGAACAAGACGTGGAACAGCTCTATGCTGAATTCGTCCCTGCACTGATGGCTTCCTTATCAACGTATACAGATCCGATTCCAGGAGTTATTGAGACAGTGGAGGCGTTAAAAGCACAAGGGTTGAAAATTGGTTCCACAACAGGCTATACGAAGACGATGATGGATGTTGTTGTGCCGAACGCCTTGAAAAAGGGCTATAATCCAGACTTTTATTGTACGCCAGATGACACGGATTCTGTCGGTAGGCCGTATCCGTATATGATTCATCGCAATATGGAGGCTCTTAAACTTCAGGCATCATGGAAGGTTGTCAAAGTCGGTGATACGACTTCGGATATTAAAGAAGGCGTTAATGCGGGTGTGTGGTCTGTTGGTGTCGTTATTGGTAGCTCCGAAATGGGGCTGAGTGCGGAGGAATTTGCGGCTTTAGCAGATGCGGACAAAGAGGCAATTATCGCGAAGACGGTGGATACATTTACGCAAAATGGTGCAGATTTTACAATTGCAACGATGGCGGAACTGCCAAAGCTGATTGAACGGATTAATGGTCTTCTGCAAGATGGTTATCGACCAGGGGTAAAGGCATCGTATCGTGTTGCGGGCATAGTATAA
- the phnW gene encoding 2-aminoethylphosphonate--pyruvate transaminase, translated as MNTYKLLTPGPLTTTTTVKQEMLLDRCTWEDDYKEITQKIRTQLLELAHVTEEQYTTVLMQGSGSFVVESVLTTAIAKEDKVLIVTNGAYGKRIVQMAQYIGLNYVEYSVAYDEYPVESELNCLLEVDPSITHIAMVHCETTTGMLNPIEMIAAVAKAHNKTLIIDAMSSFGGIDINVAELGIDYLVSSANKCIQGVPGFGFVIAKLEKLLTCEGNARSLSLDLYDQWKEMNKDGKWRYTSPTHVVAAFAKAVEELLAEGGIPARCARYQRNNELLRQRLAQVDMHAYISIEKQSPIITTFLFPYKAFNFADFYAFIKERGYVIYPGKLTDVDTFRIGNIGEIYEEDIIELCDIVEDYMKAVAV; from the coding sequence ATGAATACGTACAAACTACTAACACCAGGTCCATTGACGACAACGACTACAGTGAAGCAGGAGATGTTACTAGATCGTTGTACATGGGAGGATGACTATAAAGAAATTACCCAAAAAATACGTACACAATTACTTGAATTGGCACATGTGACAGAAGAGCAGTATACAACTGTTCTTATGCAAGGTAGCGGTTCGTTCGTGGTGGAATCGGTACTGACGACAGCTATCGCTAAAGAAGATAAAGTACTCATTGTGACGAACGGTGCGTACGGGAAGCGTATTGTACAAATGGCGCAATACATAGGATTGAACTACGTGGAGTACAGTGTAGCTTATGATGAATATCCAGTGGAATCAGAATTAAACTGTCTGTTAGAAGTGGATCCTTCTATTACGCATATCGCGATGGTTCATTGTGAAACGACGACGGGGATGTTGAATCCAATTGAAATGATTGCGGCAGTAGCGAAGGCGCATAACAAAACGCTTATTATTGATGCTATGAGTAGCTTCGGTGGAATTGATATTAATGTAGCTGAACTGGGCATTGATTATTTAGTGAGCAGTGCCAATAAATGTATTCAAGGGGTTCCAGGTTTTGGTTTTGTGATTGCTAAGCTCGAGAAATTACTAACATGTGAGGGCAATGCACGTAGCTTGTCACTGGATTTATATGATCAGTGGAAAGAGATGAACAAGGACGGAAAATGGCGTTATACATCTCCAACACATGTCGTAGCAGCATTTGCAAAGGCAGTAGAAGAGCTGTTAGCTGAAGGTGGTATTCCGGCTCGCTGTGCTCGCTATCAGCGCAATAATGAGTTGTTAAGACAACGTTTAGCACAGGTGGATATGCATGCGTATATTTCTATTGAAAAACAATCGCCGATTATTACAACGTTCTTATTCCCGTATAAAGCCTTTAACTTTGCTGATTTCTATGCCTTTATTAAAGAAAGAGGCTATGTGATTTATCCGGGTAAGCTGACGGATGTAGATACGTTCCGCATTGGGAATATCGGTGAAATTTACGAGGAAGATATTATAGAGCTTTGCGACATTGTAGAAGACTATATGAAGGCGGTGGCGGTATGA
- a CDS encoding extracellular solute-binding protein, producing the protein MKKIKGIWLSLVALGVVLALAGCSSGEAAGGKVVIYTNGDEAASDAMASALDAAGYEDKYMLQSLGTSELGGKLMAEGDKIEADLVTMSSYFIESAQQEHEMFTDVSFGTEALEQHPAYYAPILANTGAIFVNTEVLKDKGLPMPTSLKDLAKPEFKGLVSIPNIMASSTGWLFVQAIISEYGEEEGQTVLQDLIANTGPHLESSGSGPIKKVQAGEVAVGFGLRYQAVVAKESGLPIEYVDPTEGNFSLTEAVAVVKKDEETTKLATEMAAVITKDAREELLEHYPVALYEGETVSAVNQPTHSKQFDQPLTVELLQQHQDFFKAAN; encoded by the coding sequence TTGAAAAAGATCAAAGGAATTTGGTTATCACTTGTAGCTTTAGGTGTGGTCCTGGCATTAGCCGGTTGTAGCAGTGGAGAAGCAGCTGGTGGGAAAGTGGTTATTTATACAAATGGGGATGAAGCGGCTTCAGATGCGATGGCAAGTGCATTGGATGCGGCGGGATATGAAGACAAGTATATGCTGCAATCGTTAGGCACTTCTGAATTGGGCGGAAAGCTCATGGCAGAGGGCGATAAAATCGAAGCGGATCTTGTAACGATGAGTTCGTATTTCATCGAAAGTGCACAGCAAGAGCATGAAATGTTTACAGATGTCTCATTCGGTACGGAGGCATTGGAACAACATCCTGCTTACTATGCACCAATCTTAGCGAATACAGGAGCCATTTTTGTTAATACAGAAGTGTTGAAAGACAAAGGTTTGCCGATGCCAACTTCCCTAAAAGATTTAGCAAAACCCGAATTTAAAGGGCTCGTATCGATTCCAAATATTATGGCATCCTCAACAGGTTGGCTCTTCGTACAAGCGATTATTAGTGAGTATGGGGAGGAAGAGGGACAAACGGTTCTTCAAGATTTAATCGCGAATACAGGTCCACATCTTGAAAGTTCAGGATCAGGTCCTATTAAGAAAGTACAGGCGGGTGAAGTGGCCGTTGGCTTCGGTTTACGTTATCAAGCGGTTGTAGCGAAAGAATCGGGTTTACCGATTGAGTACGTCGATCCAACTGAGGGGAATTTCTCCTTGACAGAAGCGGTAGCGGTTGTGAAAAAAGACGAGGAAACAACGAAATTAGCGACGGAAATGGCTGCGGTTATTACAAAGGATGCACGCGAAGAGTTGCTGGAGCACTATCCAGTTGCATTGTATGAAGGAGAAACGGTGTCAGCGGTTAATCAGCCGACTCATTCCAAACAATTTGACCAGCCATTAACGGTCGAACTTTTACAACAGCACCAAGACTTTTTTAAAGCAGCTAACTAA